A window from Deinococcus betulae encodes these proteins:
- a CDS encoding 30S ribosomal protein S1 produces the protein MEDNTQTPAQQGGTQPTTGTTQPSAPTPVEEREYPAMTMEDILASEAQEPQSVTRGDIVDGTIVFIGQEGIAVDIGAKVEGIIPLNQLGDEPVTLEQAQEMYKAGEQIEAYVVRVDLPNSQIVLSKKRADQDKGWRVLEKMQEQGEAFEVEVLEKVRGGLVAQVEGIRAFLPASQVDTRRVNDLDPYVGKPLMVKLIELNRKRNRVIISHRAILEAQKAKAREETVGQLEAGAQFEGEVVEITDFGVFVNLGGIDGLVHRSELTYGRFNHPRDVVKVGDKVQVQVMDVDGGRERINLSMKALTQDPWEGATERYSIGQKVNGKVTNLTNFGAFVELESGLEGLVHVSEMSWTKRVRHPNEVMKEGDEVEAVILRIDPKDRRISLGIRQTTDDPWSALPDRYPPGTPVKGKITGMTDFGVFMEIEEGIEGLIHISELDTQRVNNPADLFKKGDEIEAVILNIDPVEQRASLSRRRFLGGGSVPAQRDYVSQGGGARSDRYSSGGGQGGPRGAGGRGGRRGDADYAYNAKDAQQGGKISTKLGDVYADLFAQFGLGSDKKADTPETEGKDDTQG, from the coding sequence ATGGAAGACAACACCCAGACCCCCGCCCAGCAAGGCGGGACTCAGCCCACGACGGGCACCACCCAGCCCAGCGCCCCCACCCCCGTGGAGGAGCGCGAGTACCCCGCGATGACCATGGAGGACATCCTCGCCAGTGAGGCGCAGGAGCCCCAGAGCGTCACGCGCGGTGACATCGTGGACGGCACCATCGTGTTCATTGGCCAGGAAGGCATCGCCGTGGACATTGGTGCAAAAGTTGAGGGCATCATTCCCCTCAACCAGCTCGGCGACGAGCCGGTCACGCTGGAGCAGGCCCAGGAGATGTACAAGGCCGGCGAACAGATTGAGGCCTACGTGGTGCGCGTTGACCTGCCCAACAGCCAGATTGTGCTGAGCAAGAAGCGTGCCGACCAGGACAAGGGCTGGCGCGTTCTTGAAAAGATGCAGGAACAGGGCGAGGCCTTTGAGGTCGAGGTGCTGGAAAAGGTGCGCGGCGGCCTGGTCGCGCAGGTTGAAGGCATTCGCGCGTTCCTCCCGGCCAGCCAGGTGGACACCCGCCGCGTCAACGACCTTGACCCCTACGTGGGCAAGCCGCTGATGGTCAAGCTCATCGAGCTAAACCGCAAGCGCAACCGCGTCATCATCAGCCACCGCGCCATTCTGGAAGCCCAGAAGGCCAAGGCCCGTGAAGAAACCGTGGGCCAGCTGGAAGCCGGCGCCCAGTTTGAAGGCGAAGTCGTGGAAATCACCGACTTCGGCGTGTTCGTGAACCTGGGCGGTATTGACGGCTTGGTTCACCGCAGCGAGCTGACCTACGGCCGCTTTAACCACCCCCGCGACGTGGTCAAGGTGGGCGACAAGGTGCAGGTACAGGTCATGGACGTCGACGGTGGGCGCGAGCGCATCAACCTGTCTATGAAGGCCCTCACCCAGGACCCCTGGGAAGGCGCCACCGAGCGCTACAGCATTGGCCAGAAGGTCAACGGTAAGGTCACCAACCTCACCAACTTCGGCGCCTTCGTGGAACTGGAGTCGGGCCTGGAAGGGCTGGTCCATGTCAGCGAAATGAGCTGGACCAAGCGCGTGCGTCACCCCAACGAAGTCATGAAGGAAGGCGACGAAGTTGAGGCCGTCATCCTGCGCATTGACCCCAAGGACCGCCGCATCAGCCTCGGGATTCGTCAGACCACGGATGATCCCTGGAGCGCGCTGCCTGACCGCTACCCACCCGGCACCCCCGTGAAGGGCAAGATCACCGGCATGACCGACTTCGGCGTCTTTATGGAAATCGAGGAAGGCATTGAGGGTCTGATTCACATCAGCGAACTGGACACCCAGCGCGTGAACAACCCCGCCGACCTGTTCAAGAAGGGTGACGAGATTGAAGCCGTCATTCTGAACATTGACCCTGTGGAACAGCGCGCCAGCCTGAGCCGTCGCCGCTTCCTGGGTGGCGGCAGCGTCCCCGCCCAGCGCGACTACGTGTCGCAGGGTGGCGGCGCCCGCAGCGACCGCTACAGCAGCGGTGGCGGGCAGGGTGGCCCACGCGGCGCCGGTGGCCGTGGCGGTCGCCGTGGCGACGCCGACTACGCTTACAACGCCAAGGACGCCCAGCAGGGCGGCAAGATCAGCACCAAGCTGGGCGACGTGTACGCCGACCTGTTTGCGCAGTTTGGTCTGGGCAGCGACAAGAAGGCCGACACTCCCGAAACCGAAGGCAAGGACGACACCCAGGGCTAA
- a CDS encoding VOC family protein: MTSVLASSTHMGPVELAARDLQGLAAFYQRLLGLSVSWLGAQRAVLSAQGTPLLHIQAAPQWPSAPVSRPGLYHTAFLLPTRADLGRWLAHAAGLGLRIGSGDHLVSEAFYLQDPEGNGIEVYADRPRDTWVWQGGQVQMGTQAVDTAAVLAAAGLDPRHLTTAPYAAPAGTAIGHVHLKVGHAAQAAAWYGETLGLDLVADMGSAAFLSWGGYHHHIGLNEWHTAGQPRPTAEAAGLAGLTVQTPDLTALRAHLSGRAELEEETDVLRLRDPWGNRITVEQAGAEDRLSR; this comes from the coding sequence ATGACTTCCGTTCTTGCTTCCTCGACCCACATGGGACCAGTGGAACTGGCGGCGCGTGACCTTCAGGGCCTGGCCGCGTTCTATCAGCGCCTGTTGGGGCTCAGCGTGAGCTGGCTGGGCGCCCAGCGCGCGGTGCTCAGTGCCCAGGGCACGCCGCTGCTGCACATCCAGGCGGCGCCGCAGTGGCCGTCTGCGCCGGTCAGCCGGCCGGGGCTCTATCACACCGCCTTTTTGCTCCCCACCCGCGCCGACCTGGGCCGCTGGTTGGCGCACGCGGCGGGCCTGGGGCTGCGGATTGGCAGCGGTGACCACCTCGTCAGTGAAGCGTTTTATCTTCAGGACCCCGAGGGCAACGGCATTGAGGTCTATGCAGACCGGCCGCGCGACACCTGGGTGTGGCAAGGCGGTCAGGTGCAGATGGGCACGCAGGCGGTGGACACGGCAGCGGTGTTGGCGGCCGCAGGACTAGACCCCCGCCACCTCACGACTGCCCCCTACGCTGCGCCGGCCGGCACCGCCATTGGGCATGTTCACCTGAAGGTCGGCCACGCAGCGCAGGCGGCGGCGTGGTACGGCGAGACGCTGGGCCTGGACCTGGTGGCCGACATGGGCAGCGCGGCGTTTTTGTCGTGGGGCGGGTATCACCACCACATCGGCCTCAACGAGTGGCACACAGCGGGGCAACCCCGACCGACGGCCGAGGCCGCAGGTCTAGCGGGCCTCACGGTCCAGACGCCAGATCTGACTGCCCTGCGGGCCCATCTGAGCGGCCGGGCAGAGCTGGAAGAAGAGACCGATGTGCTGCGGCTGCGTGACCCCTGGGGCAACCGCATCACTGTTGAGCAGGCTGGAGCAGAGGACCGTCTATCCCGTTGA
- a CDS encoding ComEC/Rec2 family competence protein — MDQLLILDVGHGNASIIESQGLFAVIDAAPGASLVQTLSKLSVSSIEHVFISHADEDHIGGLTAILSSRNLIVKNLHLCPDLKKDGANMRRLQIAVDDSISRNNTKLHLQYASSHASCEFADIAIYTVAPPGSTAFLGNGGRSTTGVPITSNSASAVYSVYHAGHRIALFGGDMDGQSLDFIKANNVAIDSDILIFPHHGGLAGSGTNMEEFTQSLIDVVRPKSVIFSISRNKYSNPLRAVVDTVISSKPEIKILCTQLSKQCSPESSFNPVLLDEYSKHLTLLPSASQKSNEYCAGSIKVILQGQNSVIERRLEHTDFVKSFVDSPMCGLYNSDN, encoded by the coding sequence ATGGATCAGCTGCTGATACTTGATGTTGGACATGGAAATGCCTCTATTATAGAGAGTCAGGGCTTGTTTGCCGTCATAGACGCCGCTCCAGGTGCAAGCCTTGTCCAAACGCTGAGTAAGTTGAGTGTTTCTTCCATCGAACACGTTTTCATCTCACACGCTGACGAAGATCACATTGGAGGTCTAACAGCGATTTTATCCAGTAGAAACCTCATAGTTAAAAATCTGCATCTATGCCCTGATTTGAAAAAAGATGGAGCGAATATGCGGAGGCTACAGATAGCTGTTGACGACTCTATTAGCAGAAATAACACAAAACTGCATTTACAGTATGCTTCTTCCCATGCGTCATGCGAATTTGCAGACATTGCTATATACACCGTAGCCCCTCCAGGTAGTACGGCTTTTTTAGGAAATGGAGGCAGATCTACGACAGGGGTACCAATTACTAGCAATAGTGCTTCGGCTGTGTACTCTGTGTATCATGCAGGCCATCGGATTGCTCTATTCGGTGGAGACATGGATGGTCAGTCTCTTGATTTTATAAAAGCTAATAACGTCGCTATAGACTCGGACATCCTTATTTTTCCGCATCACGGGGGGCTAGCAGGTAGCGGCACAAATATGGAAGAGTTTACTCAATCTCTTATTGATGTAGTTCGCCCGAAATCCGTTATTTTTTCTATAAGTAGAAATAAATATTCTAATCCTTTGAGGGCGGTTGTTGATACTGTTATTTCATCGAAGCCGGAGATAAAGATTCTCTGCACGCAACTTTCAAAGCAATGCTCTCCAGAAAGTTCATTTAATCCTGTTTTATTAGATGAGTACTCAAAACATTTAACTTTGCTGCCAAGTGCTAGTCAAAAATCCAATGAATACTGTGCTGGATCTATCAAAGTAATCCTTCAAGGTCAGAACAGCGTTATAGAACGGAGACTGGAGCATACTGACTTTGTTAAATCATTTGTTGATTCACCAATGTGTGGCTTATACAATTCGGATAATTAA
- a CDS encoding non-heme iron oxygenase ferredoxin subunit: MSERVLVGQQTDLPEGSQVAVLVNGVSVVVVNFEGQYYALRNNCTHKDYPLLGGEVSAGRITCEKHGAKFELSTGKAKTLPAVKPVRLYRTELEDGQVYVAPLESA, from the coding sequence ATGAGTGAGCGCGTGTTGGTGGGCCAGCAGACTGACCTCCCCGAAGGAAGTCAGGTTGCGGTCCTGGTGAATGGGGTCAGCGTGGTGGTGGTGAACTTTGAAGGTCAGTACTACGCCCTGCGCAACAACTGCACCCACAAGGATTACCCGCTGCTGGGCGGCGAGGTCAGCGCGGGGCGCATCACCTGCGAAAAGCACGGCGCCAAGTTCGAGTTAAGCACTGGCAAGGCCAAGACGCTGCCCGCCGTCAAGCCCGTGCGCCTGTACCGCACTGAATTGGAGGACGGTCAGGTGTATGTGGCGCCGCTGGAATCAGCCTGA
- the ppk1 gene encoding polyphosphate kinase 1 codes for MPAARRRRTAKAAGASPAQERPAAPRTHSTVANAQSEFLNRELSWLAFNERVLAEARDERNPPLERLKYAAICGSNLDEFFMVRVAGVHRQIAAGVNTPGPDGLLPRETLALVRERTQAMLREIETATRRTLRDLNRQGVKLAKTSELGRRARAQLREHYLAEIQPVLTPLVVDPSHPFPYLSNLSLNLAVLLASGEDEEPEFARVKVPVGVLPRAVCIADTVLLLEDVIAAHIEELFKGREVLAAHAFRVTRNTDYEFEEEEAEDLLATIEDGLRRRRFGSAVRLEVMRDTPPALITFLQERLRLDSEDIFTLEGPLGTADLMGLPVKRPELTFAPYSPAVPDLDGDEEDGIFDTIRQGDVLLHHPYDGFANILDFLEEASRDPQVLAIKQTLYRTGDDPRLLSALRAAAENGKQVVALIELKARFDEQRNISWARKLERAGAHVVYGVAGLKTHAKVTMIVRREEGGLRRYVHIGTGNYNAKTARLYTDLSLLSADPDLGADVAELFNHLTGYAEAEYTHLLVAPDTARTGFEALLEREAAHARDGLDAWVRVKLNQLTDPGLIEALYRAASVGVRIEMIIRGVCCLRPGMPEQSQTIRVRSLLGRYLEHARVFAFGNGGSPEVYFGSADWMSRNLDRRVEVIAPVLDDRHREAFLSILDTEWADTRGSWELNAEGEYEKMPGDFSAQATFAAARHPG; via the coding sequence GTGCCTGCTGCCCGTCGGCGGCGAACGGCCAAGGCGGCCGGTGCGTCGCCCGCGCAGGAGAGGCCAGCGGCACCCAGGACCCACAGCACCGTCGCCAATGCCCAGAGCGAGTTTCTGAACCGCGAGCTGTCCTGGCTGGCGTTTAACGAGCGGGTGCTGGCCGAGGCTCGCGACGAGCGCAATCCGCCTCTGGAGCGCCTGAAATACGCCGCCATCTGCGGCAGCAACCTTGACGAGTTTTTCATGGTGCGCGTGGCGGGGGTTCACCGCCAGATTGCGGCGGGCGTGAACACCCCCGGCCCCGACGGCCTGCTGCCCCGCGAAACGCTGGCCCTGGTGCGTGAACGGACCCAGGCCATGCTGCGCGAAATCGAGACCGCGACCCGCCGGACCCTGCGCGACCTGAACCGGCAGGGCGTCAAGCTGGCCAAGACCTCAGAGCTGGGCCGCCGGGCCCGCGCGCAGCTGCGCGAGCACTACCTGGCCGAGATTCAGCCGGTTCTGACGCCGCTGGTCGTGGACCCCAGCCACCCCTTTCCGTACCTCAGCAACCTCAGCCTGAATCTGGCGGTGCTGCTGGCCTCCGGCGAGGACGAGGAGCCGGAATTTGCCCGTGTAAAGGTGCCGGTGGGGGTGCTGCCGCGCGCCGTCTGTATTGCCGACACGGTCCTCCTGCTTGAAGACGTGATTGCCGCCCATATTGAAGAACTGTTCAAGGGCCGTGAGGTGCTGGCGGCCCACGCCTTCCGCGTGACGCGCAACACCGATTACGAGTTCGAGGAAGAAGAAGCCGAGGACCTGCTGGCTACCATTGAAGACGGCCTGCGCCGCCGCCGCTTTGGGTCGGCGGTGCGGCTGGAGGTCATGCGCGACACGCCTCCCGCCCTGATTACCTTCCTCCAAGAGCGCCTGCGCCTGGATTCCGAGGACATCTTTACCCTGGAAGGCCCGCTGGGCACCGCCGATCTGATGGGGCTGCCCGTCAAGCGCCCGGAGCTGACCTTCGCCCCATACTCGCCCGCCGTGCCGGACCTGGACGGTGACGAAGAGGACGGCATCTTTGACACCATTCGTCAGGGGGACGTGCTGCTGCACCATCCCTACGACGGCTTTGCCAACATTCTGGACTTTCTGGAAGAGGCCAGCCGCGACCCGCAGGTGCTGGCCATCAAGCAGACGCTCTACCGCACAGGCGACGACCCGCGCCTGCTGTCGGCCCTGCGCGCCGCCGCTGAAAACGGCAAGCAGGTGGTGGCCCTGATTGAACTCAAAGCCCGCTTTGACGAGCAGCGCAATATTTCCTGGGCCAGAAAGTTGGAACGGGCCGGGGCGCACGTGGTGTACGGCGTGGCGGGCCTGAAAACCCACGCCAAGGTCACCATGATTGTGCGGCGCGAGGAAGGCGGCCTGCGGCGCTACGTGCATATCGGCACTGGCAACTACAACGCCAAGACCGCGCGCCTGTACACCGACCTGAGCCTGCTCTCGGCTGATCCCGATCTGGGCGCCGATGTGGCCGAGCTGTTTAACCACCTGACCGGCTACGCCGAGGCGGAGTATACGCACCTGCTGGTGGCCCCTGACACGGCCCGCACCGGCTTTGAGGCGCTGCTGGAGCGGGAAGCCGCCCACGCCCGCGATGGCCTGGACGCCTGGGTGCGCGTCAAGCTCAATCAGCTTACCGACCCTGGCCTGATTGAGGCGCTTTACCGCGCGGCCAGTGTCGGTGTGAGGATCGAGATGATTATTCGCGGGGTCTGCTGCCTGCGCCCCGGCATGCCCGAACAGTCGCAGACCATCCGGGTGCGCAGCCTGCTGGGCCGCTACCTGGAACATGCCCGCGTCTTTGCGTTCGGTAATGGCGGCAGCCCGGAAGTGTACTTTGGCAGCGCCGACTGGATGAGCCGCAACCTGGACCGCCGCGTCGAGGTGATCGCGCCCGTGCTTGATGACCGCCACCGCGAGGCCTTTCTGAGCATTCTGGACACGGAGTGGGCCGATACACGCGGTTCCTGGGAACTCAACGCTGAAGGCGAGTACGAGAAGATGCCCGGCGACTTCAGCGCCCAGGCGACATTTGCTGCGGCGCGGCATCCGGGGTAG